The Prevotella sp. E2-28 genome includes the window GCTCAGGGCATGGACGAGGAAAAGGCCAAGCAGGAGGCTCCACTGATCAAGGAGGCTCACGAGATGCTGGTAAAATGGGAGAACAACGATCCCGAAGTACGCGCCTTGTGGGAGAAGATGAACAACTGGGTATATGCCGGTTTCGACGAGACCTACAAGAAGATGGGCGTTGGCTTCGATAAGATTTACTACGAGAGCCAGACCTACCTGAAGGGTAAGGCTAAGGTAGAAGAAGGACTCGCTAAGGGCCTTTTCGAGCGCCACGAGGACAACTCAGTTTGGGCCGACCTGACCAATGAGGGTCTGGATCAGAAGCTGCTGCTCCGTTCTGACGGCACCTCAGTATATATGACGCAGGACATCGGTACTGCCGAGATGCGTTTCCAGGACTACCCCATCGACAAGATGATCTATGTGGTAGGCAACGAGCAGAACTACCACTTCCAGGTGCTCTCTATCCTGCTGGACCGTCTGGGCTTCAAGTGGGGTAAGGAACTGGTTCACTTCTCTTACGGTATGGTGGAACTGCCTAACGGTAAGATGAAGAGCCGTGAGGGAACGGTGGTTGATGCTGACGACCTGATGGCACTGATGGTAGAGGATGCTTACAAGACCTCTATGGAGCTTGGCAAGTTTGATGATATGACAGAAGAGGAGCGCCGCGAGATTGCCCGCGTCGTAGGTATGGGTGCTCTGAAGTACTTCATTTTGAAGGTGGACGCTCGCAAGAACATGCTGTTCAACCCCGAGGAGAGTATCGACTTCAACGGCAACACCGGTCCTTTCATCCAATACACCTACGCTCGTATCCGCTCAATTCTGCGCAAGGCCGAGGGAACAAACTATTCTCTCACCTCTAACCCCTCACCCCTCACTCCTAAAGAAATCGAGCTCATCCAGAAGATGTCTGAGTTTGGTGCTGCTGTAGAGCAGGCTGGCAAGGACTACTCTCCCTCTGGCATCGCCAACTACTGCTACGAGCTGACGAAGGTATTCAACCAGTTCTATCACGACTTCTCAATCCTCAACGAGCCCGATGAGCAGAAGAAGGCCGTGCGCCTGATGCTGGCTAAGAACGTAGCCAAGATTATCAAGAACGGTATGGGTCTGCTGGGTATCGAGGTACCAGAGCGCATGTAAGATGCAGAACCCTCCCGACTATAGACACGACACCGTACTGCCCTTGCCCATGGAGGTAAGGGCAGACGCGTGGGCTGTTGACGCTGCTTGCAGTGGCAACCCAGGGCCTATGGAGTATCAGGCTATTGATTTGCAGACGGGTGCGCAGGTATTTCACTTTGGCCCAGTGAAGGGTACGAATAACATTGGTGAGTTCTTGGCGATCGTTCATGCCCTGGCACTCTGTTGGCAGAAGGGCTTACATGATAAGACCATCTACTCAGACTCCTACAATGCGATTCTCTGGGTCTCAAAGCGTCAATGTAAGACAAAATTAGAGCGTACCCCTGAAACGGAGCAGCTCTACCAGATTATCCTGCGTGCCGAGAATTGGCTGCGCACGCACAACTTTCGTAACCCCATCATCAAATGGGAGACTAGCAAATGGGGCGAGGTGCCTGCCGACTTCGGTAGGAAATAAGAAGTCTCCCCCAACCCCTCCAAAGGGAGGGGCTTTTTATACCTTCATGTAATTGACAATGATGTTCTCGTCGAAAACTTGTTGCGAGAACACCTGTACGTTAGCAGGCAACTGTGGCGCTCTTGTACCGCCACCCACCGTCAAACGCGTATTCGTCTCTACTCGAATCTCATCCCACAAGCCTTGTTCTAGGAAAGAATCAAGCGTTTTTCTTCCACCCTCCACAATGAGCGACTGGATATGATGTGCATGAAGCACCTCCAGATTCAATGGATGATGGCGGTCTATGACCAGACGTTTAGGGTTAGACCCATCCCATTGACGCACAGTTAGTTGCGGATGCTCACGCTCATTGGTTACACGTCCCACGAGGATGGCATCTTCCTCAGCACGCAGCTTATGTGAGAGCATTTGCGTGAAAGATGTTGAGATAGCCAAAGCCTTACCATTATCATCAATAAAACCATTAGCCGTTTGGGCCCATTTTAATATAATGTACGGGCGCGAGAGACGATGGAAAGTAAAGAAGCGGCGATTCAAGGCCTTGCACTCATTCTCAAGTACGCCAACAGTCACTTCTATACCAGCATCCCTTAGTTTCTGGATGCCCCTACCCTGCACCTCGGCAAACTCATCAATACAGCCCACTACCACGCGCTTCACACCTTTCTTAATAATCAAGTCAGCACATGGGGGCGTCTTGCCATAATGCGAACAAGGTTCCAGCGACACATATATCGTAGCCTCATGCAGTAGTTTCTCATCCTCTGCACTCACACTTGCAAAAGCATTCACTTCAGCATGACCCTGTCCGCAACGCACATGATAGCCTTCGCCAATGATTCTTCCATCAACTACGATTACAGCTCCTACCATCGGATTCGGCTTCGCGTTCTGTCGTCCGTTCTGTGCCAGTTGCAGGCAGCGCTGCATGTATCTTTCGTCTGTTGTCATCGCCTTTAGTTTTTATTTTCAAGTGCAAAGATAGCACTTTTTTCTTTCTCAGCAAAACAAAGCCCATCATTTCGCATCATGTCCAAATCTCTTTTAAAAAAAATAATCAATTTCAACCTTCATCATTCATATAGATTTGTAACGTTTTGCATAACAATTAGTTAATCTCAATTTCCACATGATTCAACATTCATAAACCTTCATATACCTTCATATTTTAATGCCATTTTCATCAAAACTTGGCTAGTTATGAGGTACAACTGGGCTAGTTGTGAGGCATAAATAGGCCACTTATGAGTGCTAAGTATAAGACTTATGATGATAAGTATAAGACTTATGACGCTAAATCGCACACTTACAAGGCCAAATTTGGCCCTTTACATGAAGGTTTATGAATGTTTGTTTCACTAAAAATAGCACTTATTCAACTTATAATCAATGAATTAACAAAACACATGAATGCTGAAGGTTAGTATAACAAAAAAAAATATTTGAATTCGACAAAAAAAAATTTCCAATCGCACAATTACGGAAAATTTTACTTTTATTTGTTCGTTTCAAGAATAATGTTTATCTTTGCAAAGTCTTCCCCATTGAAACGCATGACAACCAGAATGCGAAAATGAGGAGAGCATTTTTATAAAAAGGTGTCGCCCTCTTAGAAGGATACGGCAACCCACACATTTTTATATTAGTGCCTAAAACTAACAACTAACCTAATTGACAACTGCCATAGGGTTGCAGGCAGGACTATTACATTATGAAAAAAAGTATTACTAGCCTGATGGC containing:
- the argS gene encoding arginine--tRNA ligase, whose product is MNIETLISQAAGEAVKALYGMEANEKMLQLQKTRSEFEGNLTLVVFPFVKAAKKSPEQTAQEIGQYLVDNCSAVEKFNVVKGFLNLSIGEGAWLQLLQAMDQDDHFGMKKADENSPLVMIEYSSPNTNKPLHLGHVRNNLLGWSLAQIMEANGNKVVKTNIVNDRGIHICKSMLAWLKYGNGETPESSGKKGDHLIGDYYVAFDKHYREEIKELVAQGMDEEKAKQEAPLIKEAHEMLVKWENNDPEVRALWEKMNNWVYAGFDETYKKMGVGFDKIYYESQTYLKGKAKVEEGLAKGLFERHEDNSVWADLTNEGLDQKLLLRSDGTSVYMTQDIGTAEMRFQDYPIDKMIYVVGNEQNYHFQVLSILLDRLGFKWGKELVHFSYGMVELPNGKMKSREGTVVDADDLMALMVEDAYKTSMELGKFDDMTEEERREIARVVGMGALKYFILKVDARKNMLFNPEESIDFNGNTGPFIQYTYARIRSILRKAEGTNYSLTSNPSPLTPKEIELIQKMSEFGAAVEQAGKDYSPSGIANYCYELTKVFNQFYHDFSILNEPDEQKKAVRLMLAKNVAKIIKNGMGLLGIEVPERM
- a CDS encoding RNase H family protein, which produces MQNPPDYRHDTVLPLPMEVRADAWAVDAACSGNPGPMEYQAIDLQTGAQVFHFGPVKGTNNIGEFLAIVHALALCWQKGLHDKTIYSDSYNAILWVSKRQCKTKLERTPETEQLYQIILRAENWLRTHNFRNPIIKWETSKWGEVPADFGRK
- the ribD gene encoding bifunctional diaminohydroxyphosphoribosylaminopyrimidine deaminase/5-amino-6-(5-phosphoribosylamino)uracil reductase RibD gives rise to the protein MTTDERYMQRCLQLAQNGRQNAKPNPMVGAVIVVDGRIIGEGYHVRCGQGHAEVNAFASVSAEDEKLLHEATIYVSLEPCSHYGKTPPCADLIIKKGVKRVVVGCIDEFAEVQGRGIQKLRDAGIEVTVGVLENECKALNRRFFTFHRLSRPYIILKWAQTANGFIDDNGKALAISTSFTQMLSHKLRAEEDAILVGRVTNEREHPQLTVRQWDGSNPKRLVIDRHHPLNLEVLHAHHIQSLIVEGGRKTLDSFLEQGLWDEIRVETNTRLTVGGGTRAPQLPANVQVFSQQVFDENIIVNYMKV